The following coding sequences are from one Biomphalaria glabrata chromosome 8, xgBioGlab47.1, whole genome shotgun sequence window:
- the LOC106069324 gene encoding asialoglycoprotein receptor 2-like isoform X2, which produces MEKTGKTMNEMHQTTIFHISIFVFLYLHSVGIAVEMRLARFRKVEKSNLVTQYSTITIQARNLFDCARVCQIQNCHCYSFYNQVCSFGRCNLTSNNTLGPSQEIYVSCFESEGFNYITIGSVSACVWMSPIMTDYLTARDDCRAKDAHLYTVKTMEKLTWLQSMYPRKSIWIGLNDIEVEGTYRWEDDNTVCSKSWINQTFRSGEPNNGIFYGPSGEDCINFYYLEPLLNDGFCLSNYTYICEKYFFNFP; this is translated from the exons ATGGAAAAAACAGGGAAGACAATGAATGAAATGCATCAAACGACAATATTTCATATcagcatttttgtttttctgtattTGCACAGTGTAG GGATTGCAGTCGAGATGCGACTCGCACGTTTTCGCAAAGTAGAAAAAAGCAACTTAGTCACACAGTACTCTACAATCACTATTCAAGCCAGAAACCTTTTTGACTGTGCCAGAGTATGTCAGATACAGAATTGTCACTGCTACTCATTTTACAATCAAGTTTGCTCATTTG GCAGGTGTAACTTAACTAGCAACAACACCTTAGGCCCAAGTCAAGAGATTTATGTTTCATGTTTTGAAAGTGAAGGTTTTAACTACATCACCATTGGTTCCGTTAGCGCATGCGTGTGGATGTCGCCAATTATGACAGATTATCTCACTGCTAGAGATGACTGTAGAG CCAAAGATGCTCATCTGTATACTGTTAAAACGATGGAGAAGTTGACATGGCTACAGTCTATGTACCCCAGAAAGTCAATCTGGATCGGTCTAAACGACATCGAAGTAGAAGGAACATACAGATGGGAAGACGACAATACAGTTTGTAGCAAGAGTTGGATTAATCAGACTTTTAGAAGTG GGGAACCGAATAACGGAATATTCTATGGTCCTAGCGGTGAAGATTGTATCAACTTCTACTACTTGGAACCGCTGCTAAATGATGGATTTTGTTTGTCAAATTATACCTACATttgtgaaaaatattttttcaacttCCCATAA